Proteins co-encoded in one Streptomyces sp. NBC_01283 genomic window:
- the hpt gene encoding hypoxanthine phosphoribosyltransferase, whose amino-acid sequence MRVDAKDMGTDLQSVLITKEEIDAKLAELAAKIDAEYAGKDLLIVGVLKGAVMVMADLARALSTPLTMDWMAVSSYGAGTQSSGVVRILKDLDTDIKGKHVLIVEDIIDSGLTLSWLLSNLGSREPASLKVCTLLRKPEAAKVAIDVEWVGFDIPNEFVIGYGLDYAEKYRNLPFVGTLAPHVYGG is encoded by the coding sequence ATGCGGGTGGACGCGAAAGACATGGGCACCGACCTTCAGTCGGTGCTCATCACCAAGGAAGAGATCGACGCGAAGCTGGCTGAGCTGGCCGCGAAGATCGACGCGGAGTACGCGGGCAAGGACCTGCTGATCGTCGGTGTGCTCAAGGGCGCGGTGATGGTCATGGCGGACCTGGCGCGTGCGCTGTCCACCCCGCTCACCATGGACTGGATGGCCGTGTCGTCTTACGGCGCGGGCACCCAGTCCTCCGGTGTCGTGCGGATCCTCAAGGACCTGGACACCGACATCAAGGGCAAGCACGTCCTGATCGTCGAGGACATCATCGACTCCGGCCTGACGCTGTCGTGGCTGCTCTCCAACCTCGGCTCGCGCGAGCCCGCGTCGCTGAAGGTGTGCACGCTGCTGCGCAAGCCCGAGGCGGCCAAGGTCGCGATCGACGTGGAGTGGGTCGGCTTCGACATCCCGAACGAGTTCGTCATCGGGTACGGCCTGGACTACGCGGAGAAGTACCGCAACCTGCCGTTCGTCGGCACCCTCGCTCCGCACGTCTACGGCGGCTGA
- the tilS gene encoding tRNA lysidine(34) synthetase TilS — protein sequence MGPHPAVAAIRLAVRRVLHDVLTDVQRTDTQRADLRRPEAQRTPEHVPARPALPVHSAPPHPPREQATSPLVLVACSGGADSMALASALAFEAPKLGIRAGGVTVDHGLQDGSELRAAEVVVRLTALGLDPIESVAVDVGRDGGPEAAARDARYGALDAVAERHGAAAILLGHTRDDQAETVLLGLARGSGIRSLSGMAAVSGGPGADRRYRRPFLHIDRQTARKACMVQSLPVWDDPHNTDPAYTRSRLRHEGLPALEKALGKGVVEALARTAQLSRDDADALDHWAAQAEASVRDAAGLLECAKLYALPPAVRRRIVRRAAIEAGAPAGALFARHLEEVDRLITGWRGQGAINLPGKVVAQRQGGRLVIRQGC from the coding sequence ATGGGTCCCCATCCTGCGGTCGCGGCGATACGCCTGGCGGTCCGCCGCGTACTCCACGACGTACTGACCGACGTACAGCGCACCGACACCCAGCGCGCCGACCTGAGGCGCCCGGAAGCACAGCGCACCCCCGAGCACGTTCCCGCACGCCCCGCTCTCCCCGTTCACTCCGCTCCCCCTCACCCTCCACGCGAGCAGGCCACGTCGCCACTCGTGCTGGTCGCGTGCTCCGGCGGCGCGGACTCCATGGCGCTCGCCTCCGCCCTCGCCTTCGAGGCCCCGAAGCTCGGCATCCGCGCCGGCGGCGTCACCGTCGACCACGGACTGCAGGACGGGTCCGAACTGCGCGCCGCCGAGGTCGTCGTGCGGCTCACCGCCCTCGGCCTGGACCCGATCGAGTCCGTCGCCGTCGACGTCGGCCGGGACGGCGGCCCCGAAGCCGCGGCCCGCGACGCGAGGTACGGCGCACTGGACGCCGTCGCCGAGCGCCACGGCGCCGCCGCGATCCTGCTCGGCCACACCCGCGACGACCAGGCGGAGACCGTCCTGCTCGGCCTCGCCCGTGGCTCCGGCATCCGCTCCCTGTCCGGGATGGCGGCCGTGTCCGGTGGCCCGGGCGCCGACCGCCGCTACCGCCGCCCCTTCCTGCACATCGACCGGCAGACCGCCCGCAAGGCCTGCATGGTCCAGTCGCTGCCGGTCTGGGACGACCCGCACAACACCGACCCCGCCTACACCCGCTCCCGGCTGCGGCACGAAGGCCTGCCCGCCCTGGAGAAGGCGCTCGGCAAGGGCGTCGTGGAAGCACTCGCCCGTACGGCCCAGTTGTCCCGGGATGACGCCGACGCCCTGGACCACTGGGCCGCACAGGCGGAAGCTTCCGTGCGTGACGCCGCGGGACTCCTGGAGTGCGCCAAGCTCTACGCCCTGCCGCCCGCCGTCCGCCGCCGCATCGTGCGCCGCGCCGCCATCGAGGCGGGCGCCCCGGCAGGCGCGCTGTTCGCCCGGCATCTCGAAGAGGTGGACCGGCTGATCACGGGCTGGCGCGGCCAGGGAGCCATCAATCTCCCGGGCAAAGTCGTCGCCCAGCGCCAGGGTGGCAGACTGGTGATCCGGCAAGGCTGTTGA
- a CDS encoding zinc-dependent metalloprotease, with protein sequence MTSIGGAEMVDWNLAVATATRLVRPGPEVSRDEARAIVAELRKHAKSSEEHVRSFTGMGTEDTHDTPVLVVDRAGWIRANVAGFREILKPLLEKMQDRRGGPGGAVLGAVGGKVTGVELGMLLSFLASRVLGQYETFAPATRDLPAGEHGGGRLLLVAPNIVHVERELDVDPHDFRLWVCLHEETHRTQFSAVPWLRDHLEGEIQSFLSETEVDPMTVLERIREAAQSLAGGRPEGEEDDGGRSIVELVQTPAQREILGRLTAVMSLLEGHADFVMDGVGPDVVPSVNEIREKFQQRRARGASRLDQALRKLLGLDAKLRQYRDGERFVRAVVGEVGMDGFNRVWTSPNTLPTKSEIAKPADWVARVHRKGE encoded by the coding sequence ATGACGAGCATCGGTGGTGCGGAGATGGTCGACTGGAATCTCGCGGTGGCGACCGCGACCCGGCTCGTTCGGCCGGGTCCAGAAGTGAGCCGGGACGAGGCGCGGGCCATCGTCGCCGAGCTCCGAAAGCATGCGAAGTCCTCGGAGGAGCACGTCCGTTCCTTCACCGGGATGGGCACGGAGGACACCCACGACACCCCGGTGCTCGTCGTCGACCGGGCCGGGTGGATCCGGGCGAACGTCGCCGGGTTCCGGGAGATCCTCAAACCCCTTCTGGAGAAGATGCAGGACCGGCGCGGCGGCCCCGGCGGTGCCGTGCTCGGAGCGGTCGGCGGCAAGGTGACCGGCGTGGAGCTGGGGATGCTGCTCTCCTTCCTCGCCTCCCGCGTCCTCGGGCAGTACGAGACCTTCGCCCCGGCCACCCGCGACCTCCCGGCGGGGGAGCACGGCGGCGGCAGGCTCCTCCTGGTGGCCCCGAACATCGTGCACGTCGAGCGCGAACTCGACGTGGACCCCCATGACTTCAGGCTCTGGGTGTGCCTGCACGAGGAGACGCACCGCACCCAGTTCTCCGCCGTGCCCTGGCTGCGGGACCACCTCGAAGGTGAGATCCAGTCGTTTCTCTCGGAGACCGAAGTCGACCCGATGACGGTCCTCGAGCGCATCAGGGAAGCGGCCCAGTCCCTCGCGGGCGGCCGGCCCGAGGGCGAGGAGGACGACGGGGGCCGCTCCATCGTGGAGCTCGTCCAGACCCCCGCCCAGCGCGAGATCCTCGGCCGGCTCACGGCAGTGATGTCGCTCCTGGAGGGCCACGCGGACTTCGTGATGGACGGCGTAGGACCCGACGTGGTGCCTTCCGTCAACGAGATCCGCGAGAAATTCCAGCAGCGCAGGGCCCGCGGGGCGAGCCGCCTTGACCAGGCGCTGCGCAAGCTGCTCGGCCTCGACGCGAAATTGCGCCAATACCGCGACGGCGAGCGTTTCGTGCGCGCGGTCGTCGGCGAGGTCGGTATGGACGGCTTCAACCGGGTCTGGACTTCGCCGAACACGCTGCCCACCAAGTCGGAGATCGCCAAACCGGCGGACTGGGTCGCGCGGGTGCACCGTAAGGGAGAGTGA
- the dacB gene encoding D-alanyl-D-alanine carboxypeptidase/D-alanyl-D-alanine-endopeptidase yields MPELKPWQQTRQQVRGLLRQLPKPPAPKIPAALRTPVKLKTWQLTAGAATVGLAIAAGAVAAAGPWDSSGQRTAERDWAASQEAGGGTDHGGRTSGRAPAAPPSAPSVLRGLGVPAGSAHGGSAPAPDAKALAGVLDPLLKAGALGPERSAVVIDAGTGRQVYGRGGGDALTPASTTKIATAVAALTSAGADHRITTKTVIEPDSKEVVLVGGGDPTLTARKDGPYAGSAASLRELAEDTARALKDRGADKVTLTYDTSLYAGEAQHPIGPNENLTLVSALMADEGRLDDSSSGPAPRSGDPAGDAAKKFADLLKKEGIETGTKDKKDPGPSKASGGAESLAKVESPPLSALVERMLTHSDNDIAEALARQTALASKEPVSFDGAGKAIDAQLKKAELPLAGTKFADGSGLDRADRSSAELLAALLARAADPAHPELRSVVTGLPVAGFTGTLVDRYPKNSPGTGVVRAKTGTLTGVNTLAGTVVDAEGRLLVFAFMTTGTTDPKAAQAALDQMASAVAKCGCR; encoded by the coding sequence GTGCCCGAGCTCAAGCCTTGGCAGCAGACCCGGCAGCAGGTTCGGGGGCTGTTGCGGCAGCTTCCCAAGCCTCCGGCGCCCAAGATCCCTGCCGCTCTCAGAACTCCGGTGAAGCTCAAGACCTGGCAGCTCACGGCGGGTGCCGCCACCGTCGGACTCGCGATCGCGGCCGGTGCGGTGGCCGCGGCCGGCCCCTGGGACTCCTCCGGTCAGCGTACGGCCGAGCGGGACTGGGCGGCCTCCCAGGAGGCCGGGGGTGGCACAGATCACGGCGGTCGTACGTCCGGACGGGCGCCCGCGGCCCCTCCGAGTGCCCCGTCCGTGCTCAGAGGGCTCGGGGTGCCCGCGGGGTCCGCGCACGGCGGCTCGGCGCCCGCTCCGGACGCCAAGGCGCTCGCGGGCGTCCTCGACCCGCTCCTGAAGGCCGGGGCGCTCGGCCCCGAGCGCTCGGCGGTCGTGATCGACGCGGGCACCGGGCGGCAGGTCTACGGCAGGGGCGGCGGCGACGCCCTCACGCCCGCGTCCACCACCAAGATCGCCACGGCGGTCGCGGCGCTGACCTCGGCGGGGGCGGATCACCGCATCACCACGAAGACGGTCATCGAGCCGGACTCGAAGGAGGTCGTCCTGGTCGGAGGCGGCGACCCCACGCTCACCGCCCGCAAGGACGGCCCCTACGCGGGAAGCGCCGCGAGCCTGCGCGAGCTGGCCGAGGACACCGCGCGCGCCCTGAAGGACCGCGGCGCCGACAAGGTGACCCTGACGTACGACACCTCGCTCTACGCGGGGGAGGCGCAGCACCCCATCGGCCCGAACGAGAACCTCACCCTGGTCAGCGCCCTGATGGCCGACGAGGGCCGCCTCGACGACTCCTCCAGCGGCCCCGCCCCGCGCTCGGGCGACCCGGCGGGCGACGCGGCGAAGAAGTTCGCCGACCTCCTGAAGAAGGAGGGCATCGAGACCGGCACCAAGGACAAGAAGGACCCCGGCCCCTCCAAGGCGAGCGGCGGTGCCGAGTCCCTCGCCAAGGTCGAGTCCCCGCCGCTCTCGGCGCTCGTCGAGCGGATGCTGACGCACAGCGACAACGACATCGCCGAGGCGCTGGCCCGCCAGACGGCGCTCGCCTCGAAGGAGCCGGTGAGCTTCGACGGCGCGGGCAAGGCGATCGACGCCCAGCTCAAGAAGGCGGAGCTGCCGCTTGCCGGGACGAAGTTCGCCGATGGCAGCGGCCTGGACCGCGCCGACCGCAGCTCGGCCGAGCTGCTCGCGGCGCTCCTGGCCCGCGCCGCCGACCCCGCCCACCCCGAACTGCGCTCGGTGGTGACGGGCCTGCCCGTGGCGGGCTTCACGGGCACCCTGGTCGACCGCTACCCCAAGAACTCCCCGGGCACCGGCGTCGTCCGCGCCAAGACCGGCACCCTGACGGGCGTGAACACCCTCGCGGGCACGGTCGTGGACGCGGAGGGCCGCCTCCTGGTCTTCGCCTTCATGACCACGGGCACGACGGACCCCAAGGCGGCCCAGGCGGCACTGGACCAGATGGCATCGGCGGTGGCGAAGTGCGGCTGCCGCTGA
- a CDS encoding inorganic diphosphatase, producing MEFDVTIEIPKGSRNKYEVDHETGRIRLDRRLFTSTSYPADYGFVENTLGEDGDPLDALVILDEPTFPGCLIKCRAIGMFRMTDEAGGDDKLLCVPASDPRVEHLRDIHHVSEFDRLEIQHFFEVYKDLEPGKSVEGADWVGRADAEAEIEKSYKRAEAQGH from the coding sequence GTGGAGTTCGACGTCACCATCGAGATTCCGAAGGGTTCGCGGAACAAGTACGAGGTGGACCACGAGACCGGCCGGATCCGCTTGGACCGTCGCCTCTTCACGTCGACCAGCTACCCCGCTGACTACGGATTCGTCGAGAACACCCTCGGCGAGGACGGTGACCCGCTGGACGCCCTCGTCATCCTGGACGAGCCGACCTTCCCGGGCTGCCTCATCAAGTGCCGCGCGATCGGCATGTTCCGGATGACCGACGAGGCGGGCGGCGACGACAAGCTGCTCTGCGTACCGGCGTCCGACCCGCGCGTGGAGCACCTGCGCGACATCCACCACGTCTCCGAGTTCGACCGCCTGGAGATCCAGCACTTCTTCGAGGTCTACAAGGACCTGGAGCCCGGCAAGTCCGTCGAGGGCGCCGACTGGGTCGGCCGCGCGGACGCCGAGGCCGAGATCGAGAAGTCGTACAAGCGCGCGGAGGCCCAGGGCCACTGA